The Malus domestica chromosome 10, GDT2T_hap1 genome contains a region encoding:
- the LOC103412434 gene encoding protein RALF-like 19: MGFKLYLIAFMVVLAMVARSSAKVHDASWGVSHFAAHDDESLIDSANSKTGDVGEENELLMDSDSGRRTLKGNGRFIGYGALRRNAVPCGRRGQSYYNCQKREGANPYKRGCEYITRCSRR; this comes from the coding sequence ATGGGATTCAAGCTCTACCTGATCGCCTTCATGGTGGTATTGGCCATGGTGGCCAGGTCATCAGCCAAGGTCCACGATGCCTCGTGGGGCGTCAGCCACTTCGCGGCTCATGATGATGAGTCCTTGATCGACAGCGCCAACAGCAAAACAGGTGACGTCGGAGAGGAGAACGAGTTGTTGATGGATTCAGACAGCGGTCGTAGGACACTCAAAGGCAACGGCAGGTTTATTGGATATGGTGCCTTAAGGCGCAATGCTGTTCCATGCGGACGCCGCGGCCAGTCCTACTACAACTGCCAAAAAAGGGAGGGAGCTAACCCTTACAAGCGCGGTTGTGAGTACATCACCCGCTGCTCCAGACGCTAA
- the LOC103412475 gene encoding protein RALF-like 4, with the protein MGFKLNLIALMVVLAMVARTSAKVHDASWGFSRFGDHDDESLINSANSKVGDFIGDENEMMMESESTRRTLIGNGRFIGYSALKQNAVPCGRRGQSYYDCQKRDGANPYKRSCQYITRCARR; encoded by the coding sequence ATGGGATTCAAGCTCAACCTGATCGCCCTCATGGTGGTATTGGCCATGGTAGCTAGGACATCAGCCAAGGTCCACGATGCCTCGTGGGGTTTCAGCCGCTTCGGTGATCACGATGATGAGTCCTTGATCAATAGCGCCAACAGCAAAGTTGGCGACTTCATCGGAGACGAGAATGAGATGATGATGGAGTCAGAGAGCACTCGTAGGACACTCATAGGCAACGGCAGGTTTATTGGTTATTCTGCCCTAAAGCAAAATGCTGTTCCATGCGGACGCCGTGGCCAGTCCTACTACGACTGCCAAAAAAGGGATGGGGCTAACCCTTACAAACGGAGTTGTCAGTACATCACCCGCTGCGCCAGACGCTAA